A genomic window from Pseudonocardia broussonetiae includes:
- a CDS encoding Lrp/AsnC family transcriptional regulator, whose protein sequence is MITAIVMVHTAADRIPETAQAIADLEGISEVYSCAGDVDLIAVVKVAQHDQLADVIAGRLSKIDGVTRTDTHIAFRSYSRADTEATFSVGLD, encoded by the coding sequence GTGATCACCGCGATCGTCATGGTGCACACCGCCGCCGACCGCATCCCGGAGACGGCGCAGGCCATCGCCGACCTCGAGGGCATCAGCGAGGTCTACTCCTGCGCGGGCGACGTCGACCTGATCGCGGTCGTCAAGGTGGCCCAGCACGACCAGCTCGCCGACGTCATCGCCGGGCGGCTGTCCAAGATCGACGGGGTGACGCGCACCGACACCCACATCGCCTTCCGCTCGTACTCCCGCGCCGACACCGAGGCCACCTTCTCCGTCGGCCTGGACTGA
- a CDS encoding iron-siderophore ABC transporter substrate-binding protein, giving the protein MPTTHPRRPLAAVAAVAAALVLSACGGSTGTEEPAPAPRTVAHAHGETQVPADPQRIVVLEPVQLDTTVALGRVPVGAAVLSPTAGVPAYLGDEARSVTPVGTVAEPSLEAIAALAPDLILGTESRHSALYDGLSAIAPTVFMASQADPWQDNVRFVGRALAADTEAQGLLDRYDQRCDEVAAAYGTAGRTAQLIRPRDGQLTLYGPTSFAGSTLECAGFTTPPRDWEGSISVDLSPEFVLDARADLVLVTGTTAGDESVVPPAVAAVRAESFPDLHVVDQSFWITGVGPRGGLAVLDDLERILSGAAA; this is encoded by the coding sequence ATGCCCACCACCCACCCCCGTCGCCCGCTCGCGGCCGTCGCCGCGGTCGCCGCGGCGCTCGTGCTGTCGGCGTGCGGCGGCAGCACCGGCACGGAGGAGCCGGCCCCCGCGCCGCGCACCGTCGCCCACGCCCACGGCGAGACGCAGGTGCCGGCCGACCCGCAGCGGATCGTCGTGCTGGAGCCCGTGCAGCTCGACACCACCGTCGCGCTGGGACGCGTCCCGGTCGGGGCGGCCGTGCTGAGCCCCACGGCGGGCGTCCCGGCCTACCTCGGCGACGAGGCGCGGTCCGTCACGCCGGTCGGCACGGTCGCCGAGCCGTCGCTCGAGGCGATCGCCGCACTGGCTCCCGACCTCATCCTGGGCACCGAGTCGCGCCACAGCGCGCTCTACGACGGGCTGTCGGCGATCGCCCCGACCGTCTTCATGGCCAGCCAGGCCGACCCGTGGCAGGACAACGTCCGGTTCGTCGGGCGGGCTCTCGCCGCCGACACCGAGGCCCAGGGCCTGCTCGACCGCTACGACCAGCGCTGCGACGAGGTCGCCGCCGCGTACGGCACCGCCGGCCGGACCGCGCAGCTCATCCGCCCGCGCGACGGCCAGCTCACCCTCTACGGCCCCACCTCGTTCGCCGGCAGCACGCTCGAGTGCGCCGGCTTCACCACCCCGCCGCGCGACTGGGAGGGCTCGATCTCGGTCGACCTGTCCCCGGAGTTCGTCCTGGACGCCCGGGCCGACCTCGTGCTCGTCACCGGCACCACCGCGGGCGACGAGTCGGTGGTCCCGCCCGCCGTCGCGGCGGTGCGCGCCGAGTCCTTCCCCGACCTGCACGTCGTCGACCAGTCCTTCTGGATCACCGGCGTCGGGCCGCGCGGGGGCCTCGCGGTGCTCGACGACCTCGAGCGCATCCTCTCCGGCGCGGCCGCGTGA
- a CDS encoding siderophore-interacting protein yields the protein MTGAFDASPNALFETRVAAVGRVSRGFVRLTLHGPQLAHFVAHGPDQRIKLLVPQDGYPAAFAPRAEPVPEREWRATWRDLPDDGRPVLRSYTPSAVRAPEREVDVDVFVHARPGPASRWAAAARVGERLLLSGPDVRRGRPGHGVQWQPGDADSVLIVADEAALPALRGILAALGPGVGGTALVEVDDPADADGLTAPPGVAVTRLPRGGLLPAAEAWTRAHGAAAAAHGPRFYAWVAAESTRVARVRALLVEAGVAAGRVSAQGYWNDRPRPT from the coding sequence GTGACGGGAGCCTTCGACGCGTCGCCGAACGCCCTGTTCGAGACCCGGGTGGCCGCGGTCGGCCGGGTCTCGCGGGGGTTCGTGCGCCTCACGCTGCACGGGCCCCAGCTGGCGCACTTCGTCGCGCACGGGCCGGACCAGCGGATCAAGCTCCTCGTGCCGCAGGACGGCTACCCCGCCGCCTTCGCCCCGCGCGCCGAGCCGGTGCCCGAGCGGGAGTGGCGCGCGACCTGGCGGGACCTGCCCGACGACGGCCGCCCCGTCCTGCGCAGCTACACGCCGAGCGCGGTGCGGGCGCCGGAGCGCGAGGTCGACGTCGACGTCTTCGTGCACGCCCGCCCGGGCCCGGCGAGCCGGTGGGCGGCCGCGGCCCGGGTCGGCGAGCGCCTGCTGCTCTCCGGCCCGGACGTGCGCCGCGGCCGGCCGGGCCACGGCGTCCAGTGGCAGCCGGGCGACGCCGACTCGGTGCTGATCGTCGCCGACGAGGCCGCCCTGCCCGCCCTGCGCGGCATCCTCGCCGCGCTCGGTCCCGGGGTCGGCGGCACGGCGCTCGTCGAGGTGGACGACCCGGCCGACGCCGACGGCCTCACCGCCCCGCCCGGCGTCGCGGTGACCCGGCTCCCGCGCGGCGGCCTGCTCCCCGCCGCCGAGGCGTGGACGCGGGCGCACGGCGCGGCCGCCGCAGCGCACGGTCCGCGGTTCTACGCGTGGGTCGCGGCCGAGAGCACCCGCGTCGCCCGGGTCCGGGCGCTGCTGGTGGAGGCCGGCGTCGCCGCGGGCCGGGTGAGCGCGCAGGGCTACTGGAACGACCGCCCCCGCCCCACCTGA
- the trpD gene encoding anthranilate phosphoribosyltransferase gives MAEQGPAARTWPALLGRLIRGEDLDSGDTAWVMDRVLSAEATPAQLAGFLVALRAKGETAVEIGGLAETMLRHANRFSVPGRAVDVVGTGGDQAQTVNISSMSAVVVAATGAPVVKHGGRAASSASGTADVLEALGVAIDLPAAGVAACVAEVGIGFCFAPVFHPAMRHAAGTRRELGVPTAMNVLGPLTNPAQPAAALIGCAFPALLPVIADVLAARGTSALVVRGDDGLDEITTAGTTTVHVVSGSQVRVETLDPAALDIPPATREDLRGGDAGVNAGVFRALLAGEHGPVRDAVLLNSAAALVAFDGPGPSLVDDLRRALPRAADAIDSGAAEGLLARWAEVSTSLR, from the coding sequence GTGGCTGAGCAGGGCCCCGCGGCCCGGACCTGGCCCGCGCTGCTGGGCAGGCTGATCCGCGGCGAGGACCTCGACTCCGGCGACACCGCCTGGGTGATGGACCGCGTCCTGTCCGCCGAGGCCACGCCCGCGCAGCTCGCCGGGTTCCTGGTCGCGCTGCGCGCCAAGGGCGAGACGGCCGTCGAGATCGGCGGGCTGGCCGAGACGATGCTGCGCCACGCGAACCGGTTCTCCGTGCCCGGGCGCGCCGTCGACGTCGTCGGCACCGGGGGCGACCAGGCCCAGACCGTCAACATCTCCTCGATGTCGGCCGTCGTCGTCGCGGCCACCGGGGCACCGGTCGTCAAGCACGGGGGGCGCGCGGCGTCGTCGGCCAGCGGCACCGCCGACGTGCTGGAGGCCCTCGGCGTCGCCATCGACCTGCCCGCCGCCGGGGTGGCGGCCTGCGTCGCCGAGGTCGGGATCGGGTTCTGCTTCGCGCCGGTGTTCCACCCGGCGATGCGCCACGCCGCCGGCACCCGCCGCGAGCTGGGCGTGCCCACCGCGATGAACGTGCTCGGCCCGCTCACCAACCCCGCGCAGCCCGCGGCGGCGCTGATCGGCTGCGCCTTCCCGGCCCTGCTGCCCGTGATCGCCGACGTCCTGGCGGCGCGCGGCACGTCGGCGCTCGTCGTGCGCGGCGACGACGGCCTCGACGAGATCACCACGGCCGGCACGACCACGGTGCACGTGGTGTCCGGGTCGCAGGTGCGGGTCGAGACCCTCGACCCCGCCGCCCTCGACATCCCCCCGGCCACCCGCGAGGACCTGCGCGGCGGCGACGCCGGCGTCAACGCGGGGGTGTTCCGCGCCCTGCTGGCCGGCGAGCACGGGCCGGTGCGGGACGCGGTGCTGCTGAACTCCGCCGCCGCGCTGGTGGCCTTCGACGGCCCCGGCCCGTCCCTGGTCGACGACCTGCGCCGGGCCCTGCCGCGGGCGGCGGACGCGATCGACTCGGGGGCGGCGGAGGGCCTGCTGGCCCGCTGGGCCGAGGTGTCGACGAGCCTGCGCTGA
- a CDS encoding cytochrome c oxidase subunit 3: MTTAAPNISARIHSLNRPNLVSVGTIVWLSSELMFFAGLFAIYFTARAQNEGEWPPAPTELNVPYALGVTIVLVASSFTCQFGVFAAERGDVFGLRRWYLLTLGMGTFFVLGQAYEYYTLVTEHGTTLASSAYGTVFYMATGFHALHVIGGLVAFVYLLVRTKLSKFTPQQATAAIVVSYYWHFVDVVWVGLFAVIYFIR; this comes from the coding sequence GTGACGACAGCGGCTCCCAACATCAGCGCGCGGATCCACTCGCTGAACCGGCCCAACCTGGTCAGCGTCGGCACGATCGTCTGGCTGTCCAGCGAGCTGATGTTCTTCGCCGGACTCTTCGCGATCTACTTCACCGCGCGCGCCCAGAACGAGGGCGAATGGCCCCCGGCCCCCACCGAGCTCAACGTGCCCTACGCGCTGGGGGTGACGATCGTCCTCGTGGCGTCGTCGTTCACCTGCCAGTTCGGGGTGTTCGCGGCGGAGCGGGGTGACGTCTTCGGCCTGCGCCGCTGGTACCTGCTCACGCTGGGCATGGGCACGTTCTTCGTGCTCGGCCAGGCGTACGAGTACTACACGCTGGTGACCGAGCACGGCACCACGCTGGCCTCGAGCGCCTACGGCACGGTCTTCTACATGGCGACGGGCTTCCACGCCCTGCACGTCATCGGCGGCCTGGTCGCGTTCGTGTACCTGCTCGTGCGCACGAAGCTGAGCAAGTTCACGCCGCAGCAGGCCACCGCGGCCATCGTCGTGTCGTACTACTGGCACTTCGTCGACGTGGTCTGGGTCGGCCTCTTCGCCGTCATCTACTTCATCCGCTGA
- a CDS encoding cytochrome c — MTTTPNTRGARSRFRRRLAGAMALGIGLLSAGALYTVATPQAQVAVAQEADAALVARGEQLYNENACITCHGANLQGVNDRGPSLIGVGDAAAYFQVSTGRMPLARQEAQAQRKPPRPAFDPETEEGQANLDALGAFIQANGGGPARPQQTGEELRGENPARGGELFRLNCASCHNFTGRGGALSSGKFAPTLDPATETVIYTAMLSGPQNMPKFSDRQLTPEEKADIIAYIKSVGDNNNNPGGNALGGIGPVSEGLVAFIVGLAGLIGVALWLGAKS; from the coding sequence ATGACCACCACACCGAACACGCGCGGGGCGCGCAGCCGGTTCCGGCGCCGCCTCGCGGGCGCGATGGCGCTGGGCATCGGCCTGCTGTCGGCCGGAGCGCTGTACACCGTCGCCACACCGCAGGCGCAGGTCGCCGTGGCCCAGGAGGCCGACGCGGCCCTGGTCGCCCGGGGCGAGCAGCTCTACAACGAGAACGCGTGCATCACCTGCCACGGCGCGAACCTGCAGGGCGTCAACGACCGCGGGCCCAGCCTGATCGGCGTCGGTGACGCGGCCGCGTACTTCCAGGTCTCCACCGGCCGCATGCCGCTGGCCCGCCAGGAGGCCCAGGCGCAGCGCAAGCCCCCGCGCCCGGCCTTCGACCCGGAGACCGAGGAGGGCCAGGCCAACCTCGACGCCCTCGGCGCGTTCATCCAGGCCAACGGCGGCGGCCCGGCGCGGCCGCAGCAGACCGGCGAGGAGCTGCGCGGGGAGAACCCGGCGCGCGGCGGCGAGCTGTTCCGCCTCAACTGCGCCTCCTGCCACAACTTCACCGGCCGCGGCGGCGCGCTGTCCTCGGGCAAGTTCGCGCCGACGCTGGACCCGGCCACCGAGACCGTCATCTACACGGCGATGCTCTCGGGCCCGCAGAACATGCCGAAGTTCTCCGACCGGCAGCTCACGCCGGAGGAGAAGGCCGACATCATCGCCTACATCAAGTCCGTCGGCGACAACAACAACAACCCGGGCGGCAACGCGCTCGGCGGCATCGGGCCGGTGTCGGAGGGCCTCGTCGCCTTCATCGTCGGCCTGGCCGGTCTGATCGGCGTCGCGCTGTGGTTGGGAGCCAAGTCATGA